Proteins encoded in a region of the Cytobacillus pseudoceanisediminis genome:
- the dpaB gene encoding dipicolinate synthase subunit B, translating to MSLKGKRIGFGLTGSHCTYDAVFPEIERLVLAGAEVLPVVTFTVKSTETRFGKGEDWVQRIEDLTGNKVIDSIVKAEPLGPKIPLDCMVIAPLTGNTMSKFANAMTDSPVLMAAKATLRNGKPVVLGISTNDALGLNGVNLMRLMATKNIYFIPYGQDDPVKKPNSMVARMTALSDTVIHAMEGKQLQPVLVERYKDES from the coding sequence ATGAGTTTGAAAGGAAAAAGAATCGGATTTGGTTTAACAGGATCACATTGCACATACGATGCAGTGTTTCCGGAAATAGAAAGGCTCGTTCTTGCAGGGGCTGAAGTGCTTCCGGTTGTAACCTTTACGGTAAAGAGCACTGAGACTAGATTCGGGAAAGGGGAAGACTGGGTTCAAAGAATTGAAGATCTGACTGGAAATAAAGTGATCGATTCAATTGTGAAAGCGGAACCGCTGGGACCTAAGATACCTCTAGATTGTATGGTGATTGCCCCGCTAACTGGAAATACCATGAGCAAATTTGCCAATGCCATGACCGATTCGCCCGTCCTGATGGCAGCAAAGGCAACTTTAAGAAACGGCAAACCAGTTGTGCTCGGAATATCCACCAATGATGCATTGGGTTTAAACGGGGTAAACTTAATGAGACTAATGGCTACGAAAAATATTTATTTTATTCCATATGGCCAGGACGATCCTGTAAAGAAGCCAAATTCAATGGTGGCAAGAATGACAGCATTATCTGACACAGTGATTCATGCCATGGAAGGCAAGCAGCTGCAGCCTGTTTTAGTGGAAAGATATAAAGACGAAAGTTAG
- the dpaA gene encoding dipicolinic acid synthetase subunit A, with amino-acid sequence MLTGTQIAVIGGDARQLEIIRKLTELDAKLSLIGFEQLDHAFSGAVKEKIDEVDFSHIDAIILPVPGTGLEGQIETIFSNEKVTLEEEILSQTPAHCTVYSGITNSYLTGVTKSADRRLVQLFERDDVAIYNSIPTVEGTIMMAIQHTDFTIHGSNIAVIGLGRVGMSVARTFRALGAKVKVGARKSEHIARITEMGLTPFNLKEIEDAVKDVDICINTAPHLVVTASVISKMPTHTLIIDLASKPGGTDFRYAEKRGVKALLAPGLPGIVAPKTAGQILANVLSQLIMEDLQKRKGNTK; translated from the coding sequence ATGCTGACAGGAACCCAAATAGCAGTCATCGGCGGTGATGCAAGGCAGCTCGAAATCATCCGGAAACTGACTGAGCTTGATGCAAAGCTCTCATTAATCGGATTTGAGCAGCTGGATCATGCGTTCTCTGGTGCGGTAAAAGAAAAAATAGATGAAGTGGATTTTTCCCATATAGACGCGATTATTTTGCCTGTTCCCGGCACGGGCCTTGAGGGGCAGATTGAAACAATTTTTTCCAATGAAAAGGTGACTCTTGAAGAGGAAATTCTCTCGCAGACTCCAGCACACTGTACAGTTTATTCCGGCATAACCAACTCGTATTTAACAGGAGTTACCAAGTCGGCAGACCGCCGTCTTGTTCAATTATTTGAAAGAGATGATGTAGCCATTTACAATTCAATTCCAACAGTAGAAGGAACTATCATGATGGCGATCCAGCATACTGATTTCACCATTCATGGATCTAATATAGCCGTAATCGGCCTTGGCAGAGTTGGAATGAGTGTAGCAAGAACCTTTCGTGCACTGGGTGCAAAAGTAAAAGTAGGCGCGAGAAAAAGTGAACACATTGCCCGGATAACAGAAATGGGTCTTACCCCATTCAACCTGAAAGAGATTGAAGATGCTGTAAAAGATGTTGATATTTGCATAAATACTGCTCCTCATTTAGTTGTAACAGCGTCCGTCATTTCGAAAATGCCTACACATACGCTTATCATTGACCTGGCTTCAAAGCCCGGAGGAACCGATTTTCGCTATGCGGAAAAACGGGGAGTGAAAGCGCTGCTCGCACCAGGCCTGCCTGGAATCGTTGCTCCGAAAACAGCGGGGCAGATACTGGCGAATGTTCTTTCTCAATTGATTATGGAAGATTTGCAAAAGAGAAAGGGGAATACAAAATGA
- a CDS encoding YlmC/YmxH family sporulation protein, protein MRLSELSGKEIVDVKRAERLGVLGQTDLEINEKSGQIQALLIPSLKWFGFKRQGDEIRVSWQHIRKIGNDMIIIDIPENDGQQE, encoded by the coding sequence ATGAGATTAAGTGAGCTGAGCGGAAAGGAAATCGTGGATGTGAAGCGTGCGGAACGGCTTGGGGTGCTTGGGCAGACAGATCTTGAAATAAATGAAAAAAGTGGACAGATCCAGGCATTGCTCATTCCTTCATTAAAGTGGTTCGGCTTCAAGCGGCAAGGAGACGAAATTCGGGTATCATGGCAGCATATAAGAAAGATAGGCAATGACATGATCATTATTGATATTCCGGAAAATGATGGTCAGCAGGAATAA
- a CDS encoding M16 family metallopeptidase produces the protein MIKKYTCQNGVRVVLENIPTVRSVAIGVWIGTGSRNEIPENNGISHFLEHMFFKGTKTRSAREIAESFDSIGGQVNAFTSKEYTCYYAKVLDTHSDFALEVLSDMFFNSTFVDEELNKEKNVVYEEIKMYEDTPDDIVHDLLSKAIYENHSLGYPILGTEGTLATFNGETLKQYMHETYTPENVVISIAGNIDESFIKEVEKYFGSYEGGNRERPEQKPEFHSNHLARKKDTEQAHLCLGFEGLQVGHEDIYNLIVLNNILGGSMSSRLFQDVREQKGLAYSVFSYHSAFQDSGIVTLYGGTGAKQLDVLFDTIQETLATLKKEGITDKELNNSKEQLKGSLMLSLESTNSRMSRNGKNELLLGRHRSMDEIVEEIDAVSMQGVNDMANSIFTEHYSVALISPEGELPKNL, from the coding sequence TTGATCAAGAAATATACATGCCAAAACGGAGTAAGAGTCGTACTAGAAAACATTCCAACCGTCCGTTCTGTTGCGATCGGAGTATGGATCGGAACAGGTTCACGAAACGAGATTCCCGAAAATAATGGAATCTCTCATTTCCTCGAGCACATGTTTTTTAAGGGAACGAAAACAAGATCAGCCCGGGAAATTGCCGAGAGCTTTGATAGCATTGGCGGCCAGGTGAACGCATTCACCTCAAAAGAATATACATGTTATTACGCAAAAGTACTCGATACCCATTCTGACTTTGCTCTTGAAGTCCTTTCTGATATGTTTTTTAACTCCACGTTTGTGGATGAGGAACTGAACAAAGAAAAGAATGTTGTTTATGAAGAAATCAAAATGTATGAAGACACGCCTGATGATATTGTACATGATCTTTTGAGTAAGGCAATCTATGAGAACCACTCTCTTGGCTATCCGATCCTTGGCACTGAGGGAACGCTAGCCACGTTTAATGGTGAAACATTAAAGCAGTATATGCATGAAACCTATACACCTGAAAACGTTGTGATTTCCATTGCCGGAAATATCGATGAGTCTTTCATCAAAGAAGTAGAAAAATATTTTGGATCCTATGAAGGCGGAAATAGAGAACGCCCAGAGCAGAAGCCAGAATTCCATTCAAACCATCTTGCCCGTAAAAAGGATACCGAGCAGGCACATCTTTGCTTGGGGTTCGAGGGGCTGCAGGTAGGGCATGAGGATATATACAATCTGATTGTTTTAAATAATATTTTGGGCGGAAGCATGAGCAGCCGCTTATTCCAGGATGTCAGGGAACAAAAAGGATTGGCATATTCTGTTTTCTCTTATCATTCTGCCTTCCAGGATAGCGGTATAGTGACGCTATACGGCGGAACAGGCGCTAAACAGCTGGATGTACTGTTTGATACGATTCAGGAAACTCTTGCCACTCTTAAAAAAGAAGGCATCACAGATAAAGAGCTGAATAACAGCAAAGAACAGCTTAAAGGAAGCTTGATGCTTAGCCTTGAAAGTACAAACAGCAGAATGAGCCGCAATGGCAAAAACGAACTTCTGCTGGGCCGCCATCGTTCTATGGATGAAATTGTAGAAGAAATCGATGCAGTTTCCATGCAAGGCGTGAATGACATGGCGAATTCCATTTTCACAGAGCATTACTCTGTGGCTTTAATCAGCCCGGAGGGAGAACTTCCGAAAAACCTTTAA
- a CDS encoding polysaccharide deacetylase family protein, producing MRKFIHIAIMFVMALAFINNPFTDQYVSGLKQETGAVPVSKSKDLLYEEITAKKDEYSIPAQDAKIDRVWKAIPGLNGIEVDVEASYKKMKSEKRFNEDKLVFKQIEPKVKLKDLPPSPVYKGHPDKPMVSFIINVAWGNEYLSGMLATLKEHNVSASFFLEGRWVKNNPELARMIMDAGHEVGNHSYTHPDMKVISSAKTREEIQKTNDVIEATMDEKLSKPITWFAPPSGSYRDETVKIAAEKNLGTVMWTVDTVDWKKPSPDVLINRVLSKVHNGALILMHPTDSTEKALDRLITGLKQKNLQIGTVSELLSEKRIQNRENNNQDFGKNNNNNIN from the coding sequence ATGAGAAAGTTTATCCATATCGCCATCATGTTTGTTATGGCACTTGCTTTTATCAATAATCCTTTTACTGATCAGTATGTATCTGGCCTCAAACAGGAGACGGGAGCCGTACCTGTTTCCAAGTCTAAGGATTTACTTTATGAAGAGATTACAGCAAAAAAAGATGAATACAGCATTCCTGCACAGGATGCAAAAATAGACCGTGTATGGAAAGCCATTCCAGGGCTTAACGGAATTGAAGTAGATGTTGAGGCATCTTATAAAAAGATGAAATCAGAGAAGAGGTTCAATGAAGATAAGCTTGTATTTAAACAAATTGAACCGAAGGTGAAGCTAAAGGACCTCCCTCCGTCACCTGTATATAAAGGCCATCCCGATAAACCGATGGTCAGTTTCATTATCAATGTGGCATGGGGAAATGAATATTTGTCCGGTATGCTGGCAACTTTAAAGGAACATAATGTGTCAGCAAGTTTCTTTCTTGAAGGAAGATGGGTAAAGAATAATCCGGAACTTGCCAGAATGATTATGGATGCAGGACATGAAGTGGGCAACCACTCGTACACTCATCCGGATATGAAGGTGATCTCTTCTGCTAAAACAAGGGAAGAAATCCAAAAGACAAATGATGTGATTGAAGCCACGATGGATGAAAAACTGAGTAAGCCCATTACATGGTTTGCTCCTCCAAGCGGCAGCTATAGAGATGAAACAGTGAAGATTGCTGCTGAGAAGAACCTCGGCACTGTTATGTGGACTGTTGATACAGTGGATTGGAAAAAGCCATCCCCGGATGTGCTGATAAATAGGGTGTTATCAAAGGTTCATAATGGAGCACTGATTCTGATGCACCCTACTGACTCCACCGAAAAAGCACTCGATAGACTTATTACGGGGCTTAAGCAAAAGAACCTTCAGATTGGAACTGTATCCGAATTGTTAAGCGAGAAGAGAATCCAGAATCGGGAAAATAATAATCAGGATTTTGGAAAAAATAACAATAATAATATAAACTAA
- the pnp gene encoding polyribonucleotide nucleotidyltransferase — MGQDKHVYSLEWAGRKLTVEIGQLAKQANGAVLVRYGDTVVLSTATASKEPKNLDFFPLTVNYEERLYAVGKIPGGFIKREGRPSEKAILASRLIDRPIRPLFADGFRNDVQVVSMVMSVDQNCSSEMAAMFGSSLALSVSDIPFGGPIAGVSVGRIDGEFIINPSVDQAEKSDISLVVAGTKDAINMVEAGADEVPEETMLEAIMFGHEEIKRLIAFQEEIASEIGKEKMEIVLYQVDQDLEAEVRGICEKDMIQAIQVQEKHAREAAIKAVKEQITAKYEGEEADDDKLKQIRQILDKIVKAEVRRLITEDKVRPDGRGLDVIRPLSSEVGLLPRTHGSGLFTRGQTQALSICTLGALGDVQILDGLGIEEEKRFMHHYNFPNFSVGETGPIRGPGRREIGHGALGERALEPIIPSEKDFPYTIRLVSEVLESNGSTSQASICASTLAMMDAGVPIKAPVAGIAMGLIKSGEHYSILTDIQGMEDHLGDMDFKVAGTSKGVTALQMDIKIEGLSREILEEALQQAKKGRMQILDSMLSTIGQPRKELSEYAPKILMMSINPDKIRDVIGPSGKQINKIIEETGVKIDIEQDGTVFISSVDEEMNQKAKKIIEDIVREVEVGQMYLGKVKRIEKFGAFVEIFSGKDGLVHISELAEERVGKVEDVVSIGDELLVKVTEIDKQGRVNLSRKAVLREQREQKEKAQQ; from the coding sequence ATGGGACAAGATAAACATGTCTACAGCCTTGAGTGGGCTGGGCGCAAATTGACCGTTGAGATTGGCCAGCTTGCAAAACAGGCTAACGGTGCAGTTTTAGTGCGCTATGGCGATACTGTAGTATTAAGTACTGCTACAGCATCAAAAGAACCGAAAAATCTGGATTTCTTTCCGCTGACAGTTAACTATGAAGAACGTTTATATGCTGTTGGTAAGATTCCCGGCGGGTTTATTAAGAGAGAGGGACGTCCAAGTGAAAAAGCGATTTTGGCCAGCCGCTTGATTGACAGGCCAATCCGTCCATTATTCGCTGACGGTTTCAGAAATGATGTACAGGTTGTAAGCATGGTGATGAGTGTGGATCAAAACTGCTCATCTGAAATGGCTGCAATGTTTGGGTCATCATTAGCTCTTTCTGTGTCGGATATTCCATTCGGCGGACCGATTGCAGGGGTCAGCGTAGGGCGCATCGATGGAGAATTCATCATTAATCCATCTGTGGATCAGGCTGAAAAGAGCGATATCAGCCTGGTTGTAGCCGGTACAAAAGATGCAATTAACATGGTAGAAGCAGGTGCAGATGAAGTGCCTGAAGAAACAATGCTTGAGGCGATTATGTTTGGCCATGAGGAAATCAAACGCCTTATTGCTTTCCAGGAAGAAATTGCGTCTGAAATCGGCAAAGAGAAAATGGAAATTGTTCTATACCAGGTTGATCAGGACCTTGAGGCTGAAGTACGCGGCATCTGTGAGAAAGATATGATTCAAGCTATCCAGGTGCAGGAGAAGCATGCCCGAGAAGCTGCCATTAAAGCCGTTAAAGAACAAATTACAGCTAAATATGAAGGTGAAGAAGCAGACGATGACAAGCTGAAGCAAATCAGGCAGATTCTTGATAAAATTGTTAAAGCTGAAGTGAGGCGTCTAATCACAGAAGATAAAGTTCGCCCGGATGGACGCGGATTGGATGTTATCCGCCCGCTATCATCAGAGGTAGGCCTTCTGCCGCGCACACATGGTTCCGGTTTGTTTACACGCGGACAAACTCAGGCTCTGAGCATTTGTACATTAGGAGCTCTTGGAGATGTACAGATTCTTGATGGTCTGGGCATTGAAGAAGAAAAGAGATTCATGCACCACTACAATTTCCCTAACTTCAGTGTAGGTGAAACTGGGCCAATTAGAGGGCCAGGACGCCGCGAAATCGGACATGGAGCTCTTGGAGAACGCGCTCTTGAGCCGATCATTCCATCTGAAAAGGATTTCCCTTATACAATCCGTCTAGTATCAGAGGTATTAGAGTCCAATGGTTCAACATCACAGGCAAGTATTTGTGCAAGTACATTGGCAATGATGGATGCAGGTGTGCCTATTAAAGCGCCAGTTGCCGGTATAGCAATGGGTCTTATTAAATCAGGCGAGCATTATTCAATCCTGACAGACATTCAGGGTATGGAAGACCACCTGGGTGACATGGACTTCAAAGTGGCGGGTACATCCAAGGGTGTTACTGCCCTGCAAATGGATATTAAAATTGAAGGTTTGTCTCGTGAGATTCTTGAGGAAGCATTGCAGCAGGCGAAAAAAGGCCGCATGCAGATTCTTGATTCCATGCTGAGCACTATTGGGCAGCCAAGAAAAGAGCTGTCTGAATATGCTCCTAAGATTCTGATGATGTCAATTAACCCTGATAAAATCCGTGATGTCATTGGGCCAAGCGGAAAGCAGATCAATAAGATCATTGAAGAAACAGGCGTTAAGATTGATATCGAACAAGATGGCACAGTATTCATCTCATCTGTAGATGAAGAGATGAATCAAAAAGCGAAGAAGATTATTGAAGATATCGTACGTGAAGTGGAAGTTGGACAAATGTATCTTGGCAAGGTGAAACGAATTGAAAAATTCGGTGCATTTGTTGAAATCTTCTCCGGTAAAGATGGTTTGGTTCACATTTCTGAACTTGCTGAAGAGCGTGTAGGAAAAGTGGAAGATGTTGTATCCATCGGTGACGAACTTCTCGTAAAAGTTACTGAAATCGATAAGCAAGGCCGCGTAAACCTTTCCCGCAAAGCCGTATTGCGTGAACAGCGTGAGCAAAAGGAAAAAGCACAGCAATAA
- the rpsO gene encoding 30S ribosomal protein S15: MAITKERKNELINEFKTHESDTGSPEVQIAVLTEEINNLNDHLRTHKKDHHSRRGLLKMVGKRRNLLTYLRNKDVARYRELINKLGLRR; encoded by the coding sequence ATGGCAATCACTAAAGAACGTAAAAATGAGCTAATCAATGAGTTCAAAACTCATGAAAGCGACACTGGATCTCCAGAAGTTCAAATCGCTGTCCTTACTGAAGAAATCAACAATTTGAACGACCATTTACGTACTCACAAGAAAGACCACCATTCACGTCGCGGTCTTTTGAAAATGGTTGGTAAGCGCCGTAACCTATTAACTTACCTTCGCAACAAAGACGTTGCTCGTTACCGTGAGTTAATTAATAAGCTTGGCTTACGTCGATAA
- the ribF gene encoding bifunctional riboflavin kinase/FAD synthetase produces MEVIHINHPHRMDRTVLPEMAIALGYFDGVHLGHQKVIREAKSIAEQKGLKSAVMTFDPHPSVVLGKSVQHVEYITPLEDKIAIMADLGIDYLFIINFTREFANLLPQEFVDQYLIGLNAKHVVAGFDYSYGRMGRGTMETLLFHSRDQFDYSVVAKLAKEDEKISSTLIRKYIREGKTAELPDLLGRYYKTSGTVIHGDKRGRTIGFPTANVDVSDDCIIPPPGVYAVRFLVDGSWYEGVCNVGYKPTFNKEKGDRPSVEVHIFDFSSDIYGRKVTVEWHKHLRNERKFAGVQELIAQIAKDKQQTEQYFEKNRV; encoded by the coding sequence ATGGAAGTTATTCATATAAATCATCCCCATCGAATGGATAGAACCGTATTGCCTGAAATGGCAATAGCACTTGGATATTTTGATGGTGTTCATCTGGGTCACCAGAAAGTCATCCGTGAAGCAAAATCAATAGCGGAACAAAAAGGATTAAAAAGTGCTGTTATGACATTTGACCCGCATCCATCGGTTGTTTTGGGGAAAAGCGTTCAGCATGTGGAGTATATTACGCCTCTTGAGGATAAAATTGCTATCATGGCTGATTTGGGCATAGATTATTTGTTTATCATCAATTTTACAAGGGAGTTTGCAAATCTCCTGCCGCAGGAGTTTGTTGATCAATACCTGATTGGTCTTAATGCAAAGCATGTTGTAGCAGGCTTTGATTATTCCTATGGGAGAATGGGGCGCGGTACAATGGAAACACTATTGTTCCATTCAAGGGATCAATTTGATTATTCGGTCGTTGCAAAGCTTGCAAAAGAAGACGAAAAAATCAGCTCTACGCTTATAAGGAAATACATCCGGGAAGGGAAAACAGCTGAGCTTCCCGACCTTTTAGGAAGATATTATAAAACATCAGGTACCGTTATCCATGGCGATAAGAGGGGCCGTACAATCGGCTTTCCTACTGCGAACGTGGATGTTTCGGATGACTGTATCATCCCACCGCCAGGTGTATATGCTGTGAGATTCTTAGTAGATGGCAGCTGGTATGAAGGGGTATGCAATGTTGGCTACAAACCTACCTTTAATAAGGAAAAGGGGGATAGGCCATCGGTTGAAGTCCATATTTTTGATTTCTCTTCAGATATTTATGGCAGGAAAGTTACGGTTGAATGGCATAAACATCTTAGAAACGAAAGGAAATTTGCTGGCGTTCAGGAATTAATCGCCCAAATTGCGAAGGATAAACAGCAGACTGAGCAATATTTTGAGAAAAACAGGGTTTAG
- the truB gene encoding tRNA pseudouridine(55) synthase TruB — protein sequence MEGILPLFKPKGMTSHDCVFKLRKILRMKKIGHTGTLDPDVTGVLPICLGRATKVAEYITDAGKSYEGEVTIGFSTTTEDASGEVVERKDVTAPIARNQIMDALQSLTGEITQTPPMFSAVKVNGKRLYEYARQGIEVERPSRKVTIYSIELLDGRKMFEGENITFRFRVACSKGTYIRTLAVMIGSELGYPAHMSELVRIQSASLTLDDCLTFEEIEERVEKGTMDEVLRPMEAALSHLPKFQISDKVAEKVKNGAVLTIPDHLHNTKGPIAVETEAGLVLAIYEHHPRKPGMMKPVKVLRNDQ from the coding sequence ATGGAAGGAATTTTGCCGCTTTTTAAACCTAAAGGAATGACATCCCATGATTGTGTCTTTAAGCTTCGGAAGATTTTGCGGATGAAAAAAATCGGCCACACTGGCACACTCGATCCAGACGTAACTGGTGTACTCCCAATCTGCCTTGGGAGGGCAACAAAGGTGGCTGAATACATAACAGATGCTGGAAAGTCATATGAGGGAGAAGTCACAATAGGCTTTTCTACGACAACAGAAGATGCATCAGGAGAAGTCGTGGAGAGAAAAGATGTTACAGCACCTATTGCCAGAAATCAAATAATGGATGCACTTCAAAGTCTGACCGGGGAAATTACTCAGACACCTCCTATGTTTTCAGCAGTAAAAGTGAATGGGAAACGCCTCTATGAATATGCAAGACAGGGAATAGAAGTAGAACGACCGTCCAGGAAAGTTACTATTTACTCTATCGAACTGCTCGATGGCAGAAAAATGTTTGAGGGTGAGAATATTACCTTCCGTTTCCGTGTAGCCTGCAGCAAAGGAACATATATACGTACTCTTGCTGTCATGATTGGAAGTGAACTGGGATACCCTGCTCATATGTCTGAGCTGGTCAGAATCCAGTCTGCCTCATTGACACTTGATGATTGCCTGACTTTTGAAGAAATAGAAGAAAGAGTGGAGAAGGGGACAATGGACGAGGTTCTTCGTCCTATGGAAGCCGCGCTTTCTCATTTGCCGAAATTTCAAATAAGTGATAAAGTAGCAGAGAAAGTAAAAAATGGGGCTGTATTAACTATCCCTGATCATTTGCATAACACTAAAGGGCCAATTGCAGTGGAAACAGAGGCAGGCCTCGTGCTGGCTATCTATGAGCATCATCCGCGCAAACCTGGGATGATGAAGCCAGTAAAGGTGTTAAGAAATGATCAATAA
- the rbfA gene encoding 30S ribosome-binding factor RbfA: MSLRANRVGEQMKKELGEIIGRKIKDPRVGFVTVTDVQVTGDLQQATVFISVLGDEEQRENTLRGLAKAKGFIRSEIGQRIRLRKTPEILFEFDESIDYGNRIESLLHQIQDEGRSKDEDRSNEEE, encoded by the coding sequence ATGAGCCTTAGAGCAAATCGAGTTGGAGAACAAATGAAAAAAGAACTGGGCGAAATCATCGGCAGGAAAATAAAGGACCCGCGGGTTGGATTTGTAACAGTTACCGATGTTCAAGTTACTGGGGATCTCCAGCAGGCAACCGTATTTATCTCAGTTCTGGGTGATGAGGAACAAAGGGAAAATACGCTTCGGGGTCTGGCTAAAGCAAAAGGCTTTATCCGATCTGAAATTGGCCAGCGAATCCGGCTGAGAAAAACGCCGGAAATTCTTTTCGAATTTGATGAATCAATCGACTACGGAAACCGTATAGAATCATTGCTCCATCAAATTCAGGACGAAGGCCGTTCCAAAGATGAGGATCGCTCCAATGAAGAAGAATAA
- a CDS encoding DUF503 domain-containing protein, with protein sequence MIIGLAACECIIYDTHSLKEKRAVLQRILTRLKQRYNVSVSEVDYQDLWQRTKIAIVAVSSTQVSTEHELQNALKMIDSFPEIERTITDLEWL encoded by the coding sequence ATGATAATTGGGCTTGCAGCCTGTGAATGTATCATTTATGACACACATTCTTTGAAAGAGAAACGGGCTGTTTTGCAGCGGATTCTCACCCGGCTGAAGCAAAGATACAATGTATCTGTATCTGAGGTGGACTATCAGGACCTATGGCAGCGGACAAAAATTGCCATTGTGGCCGTTTCGTCCACCCAGGTTTCAACGGAACACGAGCTGCAAAATGCGCTTAAGATGATTGATTCGTTCCCGGAAATAGAACGGACAATTACAGATTTAGAGTGGCTTTAA